One genomic segment of Kiritimatiella glycovorans includes these proteins:
- a CDS encoding SDR family oxidoreductase: protein MKLEGRTILITGGATGIGFAMAGQLARRGNRVALCARTPEAVEAAAGAIPGARGLVCDVAVEDDRRKLQDRLTAEGWRIDVLINNAGVGEAYDFARTPDAGERARREIEIDLIAPVRMTHRFLPVLMEAGEAAVINVTSGYALRPAPVAPGYTAAKSGLHFFTCSLRVQLAGTGVEVFEVLPPMTDTRMTRGAAVHKMSAAAVARKALRGIERGRKEICIGEVRWLKAATRWGPGWADRVLRHYPVPVREVLADAGDP, encoded by the coding sequence ATGAAACTGGAAGGGCGTACGATCCTGATCACCGGAGGCGCGACGGGCATCGGCTTTGCGATGGCCGGTCAGCTGGCCCGGCGCGGCAACCGGGTGGCGCTCTGTGCTCGCACGCCGGAAGCGGTAGAGGCGGCCGCGGGCGCGATTCCCGGCGCCCGCGGCCTCGTCTGCGATGTCGCGGTCGAAGACGATCGACGCAAACTGCAGGACCGTTTGACGGCGGAAGGCTGGCGTATCGATGTGCTCATCAATAACGCGGGGGTCGGCGAGGCTTATGATTTTGCCCGCACACCCGACGCCGGCGAGCGCGCCCGGCGCGAGATCGAGATCGATCTCATTGCCCCGGTGAGAATGACGCATCGTTTTCTGCCTGTGCTTATGGAGGCCGGCGAGGCGGCGGTGATCAACGTGACCTCGGGGTATGCGCTGCGTCCCGCCCCCGTGGCTCCCGGCTACACCGCCGCCAAGAGCGGGCTCCATTTCTTCACCTGCAGCCTTCGGGTGCAACTCGCCGGGACCGGGGTTGAGGTGTTCGAGGTGTTGCCGCCGATGACGGATACGCGCATGACCCGCGGGGCGGCGGTGCACAAGATGTCCGCCGCCGCGGTGGCCCGGAAGGCTCTGAGGGGAATTGAACGGGGCCGGAAAGAGATCTGCATCGGCGAGGTCCGCTGGCTGAAGGCGGCCACGCGCTGGGGCCCCGGCTGGGCCGACCGCGTACTGCGCCATTACCCGGTCCCGGTGCGCGAGGTGCTCGCGGACGCCGGGGATC
- a CDS encoding ABC transporter ATP-binding protein, with protein MALIQFEQLSRRYVLGETEVTAVHGVDFAVPAGQFVALWGPSGSGKSTLCNLAGTLDTPSEGRVLFEGSDVAALSDDARSDHRRRNLGFIFQQFNLVEVLSALENVMLPLQIRGTPPGECRERAREALAGVGLEAWIDHRPAQLSGGQQQRVAVARALVTRPRLVIADEPTANLDSKTAYRIVELMRSFNHVQGTTFLFATHDQRLLDQVDRRVHLRDGRIETDEDATA; from the coding sequence ATGGCCCTGATCCAATTCGAGCAACTGAGCCGCCGCTACGTGCTGGGCGAAACGGAGGTCACGGCCGTGCACGGCGTGGATTTCGCGGTGCCCGCGGGCCAGTTCGTCGCGCTCTGGGGCCCCTCGGGTTCGGGCAAATCAACGCTCTGCAACCTTGCGGGAACTCTGGACACGCCCTCGGAAGGGCGCGTGCTCTTCGAGGGGAGCGATGTGGCCGCCCTCAGCGACGACGCGCGGTCGGACCACCGCCGCCGCAACCTCGGATTTATCTTTCAGCAGTTCAATCTCGTCGAGGTACTCTCCGCCCTTGAAAACGTGATGCTCCCGCTCCAGATCCGCGGAACCCCACCCGGCGAGTGCCGGGAGCGGGCGCGCGAGGCCCTGGCCGGAGTCGGCCTGGAGGCATGGATCGATCATCGACCCGCGCAGCTCTCCGGCGGGCAACAGCAGCGCGTGGCGGTTGCCCGCGCGCTGGTGACCCGGCCCCGGCTCGTGATCGCGGACGAACCCACCGCCAACCTCGACTCGAAAACCGCGTACCGGATCGTCGAACTGATGCGCTCGTTCAATCACGTACAGGGTACGACCTTTCTATTCGCCACGCACGATCAGCGCCTGCTCGACCAAGTGGACCGCCGTGTCCACCTCCGGGACGGGCGCATCGAAACGGATGAAGACGCGACGGCATGA
- a CDS encoding ABC transporter permease, translated as MNLWIKIAWRNLWKNRRRSLFTLCAIAFGYAAVNLFGGFTTYIFRGLEEAYVYAHGNGHLKIFREGFLQRGFAEPGRYLFTPEEAETIRAVCAKDARIELVTPELHFTGLISNGDVSTIFVGAGRDPEACDRIRNAARSSIADVTMFRGRPLTTNRVYGVGLSSGLAERLGVSTNDRVILMATTIDGQMNALDGEVRQTFDAPLELLNDKTVYTTDGYARKLYDTARSDRFSVLLDHKAAPSAVRRDLGQALSARGIETEIKTWDELRVSYLRTRRMFNAIFMFVFVVVFVIVVLSVINTLSMTVLERTREIGTLRALGLRRAGVATLFATESALLGVLGCLLGIVITVAVWAAIQGIQPTWIPPNMPMRVVWEVLLVPSYLLTTFGLLVLLAVAAAVLPARRASRMLIIDALGHI; from the coding sequence ATGAACCTCTGGATCAAAATCGCCTGGCGCAATCTCTGGAAGAACCGGAGGCGTTCGCTGTTCACCCTCTGCGCGATCGCCTTCGGCTACGCGGCGGTGAACCTGTTCGGCGGATTCACCACGTATATTTTCCGGGGACTGGAGGAGGCCTACGTCTACGCGCACGGGAACGGACACCTGAAGATCTTCAGGGAGGGATTTCTGCAGCGCGGGTTCGCGGAGCCCGGGCGGTATCTCTTCACTCCGGAAGAGGCGGAGACGATACGCGCCGTCTGCGCGAAGGATGCGCGCATCGAGCTGGTAACGCCCGAACTGCACTTCACCGGGCTGATCAGCAACGGCGACGTCTCCACCATCTTCGTCGGTGCCGGGCGGGATCCGGAGGCCTGCGACCGTATCCGTAACGCCGCCCGCAGCTCCATCGCCGACGTCACCATGTTCCGGGGCCGCCCGCTGACCACCAACCGGGTCTACGGCGTCGGCCTCAGTTCCGGCCTGGCCGAGCGGCTGGGTGTGAGCACCAATGACCGGGTGATCCTGATGGCGACGACGATCGACGGGCAGATGAACGCGCTCGACGGGGAGGTGCGTCAGACGTTTGACGCGCCGCTGGAGCTGCTCAACGACAAGACGGTCTACACGACCGACGGCTATGCCCGGAAACTCTACGACACGGCACGGTCCGACCGCTTTTCCGTGCTCCTGGACCATAAGGCCGCGCCCTCCGCGGTGCGCAGGGACCTGGGGCAGGCGCTGTCAGCCCGGGGCATCGAAACCGAAATCAAAACGTGGGATGAACTGCGCGTCTCTTACCTGCGCACCCGCAGGATGTTCAACGCGATCTTCATGTTCGTCTTCGTCGTCGTCTTCGTCATCGTCGTGCTCAGTGTAATCAACACGCTCAGCATGACCGTGCTCGAACGCACCCGCGAGATCGGCACGCTGCGCGCGCTCGGACTCCGGCGTGCGGGCGTGGCGACGCTGTTCGCCACGGAGAGCGCGCTGCTCGGTGTACTGGGTTGCCTGCTTGGAATCGTGATTACGGTCGCGGTCTGGGCCGCGATCCAGGGAATCCAGCCCACCTGGATCCCGCCCAACATGCCGATGCGCGTGGTATGGGAGGTCCTGCTGGTACCCTCTTATCTCCTGACGACCTTCGGACTGCTCGTGCTGCTGGCCGTCGCCGCCGCGGTCCTTCCCGCCCGACGCGCTTCCCGGATGTTAATCATTGATGCCCTCGGCCACATCTAG
- a CDS encoding outer membrane lipoprotein-sorting protein gives MKCAPPIWLALASIALPLIAAGATPDAEPDSAHLLEQADRSRGNLEGVRWTVTLITGGEDAPRGRTYRVAARDFDFLAECVAPPRRRGYRLLQTRGNMWFYKPDLSKPVPISRRQKLMGNAAYGDIAATNYSEDYETVSREPARLDGIPCWVLDLEARGSHVTYDRIRYWIERDRRVGLKAEYYTVSGKLFKSADIEYGHRVEDGPTGSRPFISKMTIHDELTGGEDTILEFADPRLEEIDAATLSVNRLGE, from the coding sequence ATGAAGTGTGCACCACCGATATGGCTCGCCCTCGCCTCCATCGCCCTGCCCCTGATCGCGGCCGGTGCGACCCCGGATGCGGAACCGGACTCCGCGCACCTGCTGGAACAGGCCGACCGCTCCAGGGGCAATCTCGAAGGCGTCCGCTGGACGGTGACCCTGATCACGGGCGGGGAGGACGCACCGCGCGGCCGCACCTACCGCGTCGCGGCCCGGGATTTCGACTTCCTGGCGGAGTGCGTCGCCCCGCCGCGGCGCCGGGGCTACCGGCTGCTCCAGACCCGTGGAAACATGTGGTTCTACAAACCCGACCTCAGCAAGCCCGTGCCGATCTCCCGTCGTCAGAAACTGATGGGCAACGCCGCCTACGGCGATATAGCCGCCACCAATTACTCGGAGGATTACGAAACCGTGTCCCGCGAACCGGCGCGTCTCGACGGCATTCCCTGCTGGGTTCTCGATCTCGAGGCGAGAGGGAGCCACGTGACCTACGACCGGATCCGCTACTGGATCGAGCGCGACCGGCGGGTGGGACTCAAAGCCGAGTACTACACGGTCTCCGGCAAGCTCTTCAAATCCGCGGATATAGAGTACGGCCATCGCGTCGAAGATGGACCGACAGGGTCGCGGCCGTTTATTTCAAAAATGACCATCCACGATGAATTGACCGGCGGCGAGGACACGATTCTGGAATTCGCCGACCCGCGCCTGGAGGAGATCGACGCCGCGACCCTCAGCGTGAACCGGCTCGGAGAATAA
- a CDS encoding pyridoxine 5'-phosphate synthase, with protein MLRLGVNIDHVATLRNARGTPYPDPLEAARLCAAAGAHGVTMHLREDRRHIRDDDVFRVKEAAVLPLNLEMANTPEIVDIALKLQPAEVCLVPERREELTTEGGLDVIANRDRLEPTVRRLGEAGIEVSLFVEPDPEALDTAAALGAPVVELHTGAYCDAAESCKPALLDPLIRGAEYAHGLDLRVNAGHGIHTGVMEGILRIPHIDTLNIGHSIVCRAVMTGMEQAVREMLDSMNAHERRTP; from the coding sequence ATGCTCAGACTCGGCGTCAACATCGACCACGTGGCCACGCTGCGCAACGCGCGGGGTACGCCCTACCCCGACCCGCTGGAGGCGGCGCGGCTCTGCGCCGCGGCGGGGGCGCATGGAGTCACCATGCACCTGCGCGAAGACCGCCGCCACATCCGGGACGACGACGTGTTCCGAGTGAAAGAGGCGGCGGTGCTCCCGCTGAATCTCGAGATGGCGAATACGCCGGAGATCGTCGATATCGCCCTGAAGCTCCAACCCGCCGAGGTCTGCCTCGTACCCGAACGGCGCGAGGAGCTGACCACGGAGGGCGGGCTGGACGTGATCGCGAACCGCGACCGGCTGGAGCCGACGGTGCGCAGACTCGGCGAAGCCGGGATCGAGGTCAGCCTGTTCGTGGAACCGGACCCGGAAGCGCTCGACACCGCCGCGGCCCTCGGCGCGCCCGTGGTGGAACTGCACACCGGGGCGTACTGTGACGCCGCGGAATCATGCAAACCCGCCCTCCTCGACCCGCTCATCCGCGGGGCGGAGTACGCGCACGGACTGGACCTGCGGGTGAACGCCGGGCACGGAATCCACACCGGCGTCATGGAAGGTATTCTCCGAATACCCCACATCGACACGCTGAACATCGGCCACAGCATCGTGTGCCGCGCGGTCATGACCGGCATGGAACAGGCCGTACGCGAAATGCTGGACTCCATGAACGCTCACGAAAGGAGAACGCCATGA
- a CDS encoding mechanosensitive ion channel family protein, which translates to MTPLLAVSLNTEHWIGATLTLLIGLGITGGLHYLLRRRFDQLAGAEEASARRTAWRAVFEIAFPLAYFSVVSIAVRALEPGPSVIRTLEVAAAALLTFLAIRFILMALQIAMEKFYVGKGKLTREMTSGLMLIARILVWVFGILFLLDNLGFQVSSLVAGLGIGGVALALSVQTVLGDLLSYYAILLDRPFKLGDFLIIGDLLGTVEHIGIKTTRIRSLSGEELIFSNTDLLNSRVRNYMTMQRRRVVFKLGVTYDTPAEKLEKIPGMIESIIRDQQDTQFDRCHFSAYGDFNLIVETVYYVIGADYVKYMDLQQAINLRIKRAFEAEGIEFAFPTQTIHLRNESELTEGGS; encoded by the coding sequence ATGACCCCGCTACTCGCCGTCAGCCTGAATACCGAACACTGGATCGGAGCTACCCTCACCCTGCTGATCGGACTGGGCATCACCGGCGGACTGCACTACCTGCTGCGCCGCCGCTTCGATCAGCTCGCCGGCGCCGAAGAAGCCTCCGCACGACGCACGGCGTGGCGGGCGGTCTTCGAAATCGCGTTTCCGCTGGCCTATTTCAGCGTCGTTTCCATCGCCGTACGCGCCCTCGAACCCGGTCCTTCCGTGATCCGCACCCTGGAGGTCGCCGCGGCGGCGCTGCTGACCTTTCTCGCCATCCGGTTCATCCTGATGGCCCTGCAGATCGCGATGGAGAAGTTCTACGTCGGCAAAGGCAAACTCACCCGCGAGATGACGTCCGGGCTGATGCTGATCGCACGCATCCTGGTGTGGGTCTTCGGCATCCTCTTCCTGCTCGATAACCTCGGATTCCAGGTCTCTTCGCTCGTGGCAGGTCTGGGGATCGGCGGCGTGGCCCTCGCGCTCTCGGTGCAGACCGTCCTCGGCGACCTGCTCAGCTACTACGCGATCCTGCTCGACCGCCCGTTCAAGCTCGGCGACTTCCTGATCATCGGCGACCTGCTGGGGACGGTGGAACACATCGGAATTAAAACGACGAGAATCCGCAGCCTGAGCGGCGAGGAACTGATCTTTTCGAATACCGACCTGCTGAATTCACGAGTGCGCAACTACATGACCATGCAGCGCCGGCGCGTGGTGTTCAAGCTGGGCGTCACCTACGATACGCCCGCAGAGAAACTGGAAAAAATCCCCGGTATGATCGAATCGATCATCCGCGATCAGCAGGACACGCAGTTCGACCGCTGCCACTTCTCCGCCTACGGCGACTTCAACCTGATCGTCGAAACCGTGTACTACGTGATCGGCGCCGACTACGTGAAGTACATGGACCTTCAGCAGGCGATCAACCTGCGGATCAAGCGGGCCTTCGAAGCCGAGGGCATCGAGTTCGCGTTCCCCACCCAGACCATCCATCTCAGGAACGAGTCCGAGCTGACGGAGGGCGGGAGCTGA
- the recA gene encoding recombinase RecA yields the protein MAKKKEEESGGAQQLSTVIAQIQKQYGDGAIVRLGDEGRRKPVESIPTGSLTLDMALGIGGVPRSRVVEIYGPEASGKTTLVLHIIANAQKQGGTAAFVDTEHALDPAYSERIGVDLDNLLVSQPDSGEEALNICDALVRSNSLDVVVVDSVAALAPRAELEGEMGDSHVGLQARLMSQALRKLTGAINRSRCTCIFTNQIREKVGVMFGSPETTPGGRALKFYSSVRMDIRRIGALKDGTGRHYGNRTRVKVVKNKVAPPFTEAEFDILYAEGISYAGSVIDAGLQHNVIEKKGSWLSWEGTQLGQGRDAARETLKNDPQMSEKIIAAIREAAAG from the coding sequence ATGGCGAAGAAGAAGGAAGAAGAATCCGGCGGCGCGCAGCAGCTCAGCACGGTGATCGCGCAGATCCAGAAGCAATACGGCGACGGAGCGATCGTCCGCCTGGGGGACGAGGGTCGGCGCAAGCCGGTAGAGTCCATTCCGACCGGATCTCTGACGCTGGACATGGCGCTGGGCATCGGCGGGGTTCCGCGCAGTCGCGTGGTGGAAATTTACGGCCCGGAGGCCTCCGGCAAGACGACGCTCGTGCTCCACATTATCGCGAATGCGCAGAAGCAGGGCGGGACGGCCGCGTTCGTCGACACCGAGCACGCGCTCGATCCGGCGTACTCCGAGCGGATCGGGGTCGATCTGGACAATCTGCTGGTCTCTCAACCCGATTCGGGCGAAGAGGCGCTGAACATCTGCGATGCGCTCGTGCGCAGCAATTCGCTGGACGTGGTGGTCGTCGATTCGGTAGCGGCCCTGGCGCCGCGCGCGGAACTCGAAGGGGAGATGGGCGATTCGCACGTCGGTCTGCAGGCCAGGCTGATGTCGCAGGCGCTCCGCAAACTGACCGGCGCCATCAACCGTTCCCGCTGCACCTGTATTTTCACGAACCAGATCCGCGAGAAAGTCGGCGTGATGTTCGGGAGCCCCGAGACCACGCCGGGCGGCCGCGCCCTTAAATTCTACTCCTCGGTGCGGATGGACATCCGCCGCATCGGCGCGCTCAAGGACGGTACGGGCCGGCATTACGGAAATCGCACCCGCGTCAAGGTGGTCAAAAACAAGGTGGCCCCGCCGTTCACGGAAGCGGAATTCGACATCCTGTACGCGGAAGGCATCTCCTACGCGGGCAGCGTGATCGATGCCGGGTTGCAGCACAACGTCATCGAGAAGAAAGGCTCCTGGCTTTCGTGGGAAGGGACCCAGCTCGGTCAGGGGCGCGACGCCGCGCGCGAGACGCTGAAGAACGATCCGCAAATGTCCGAGAAGATCATCGCCGCCATCCGCGAGGCCGCCGCGGGGTGA
- a CDS encoding SIMPL domain-containing protein (The SIMPL domain is named for its presence in mouse protein SIMPL (signalling molecule that associates with mouse pelle-like kinase). Bacterial member BP26, from Brucella, was shown to assemble into a channel-like structure, while YggE from E. coli has been associated with resistance to oxidative stress.) yields the protein MRGRWIAACVLIAAAAAPVSAQETITVSGRAESLEPADTAFVSMYVIGTGEDMSTAAEDADMRLRDVLDALPEAGGNTVRERTVFDVWTGAQPVDYFTPVPQDALSQPQVIRRILLETAPERTAIFGMIDDAMYAGARMELPAPPQEGEPGVSTYKHNLVVYGLRDAASAEEALRAEALEEARARAGEMAAEVGRDPGGITRLRAEYHGRSLERDMEIPLRYSGTDADRIRLVCRIEATFALKAREPDAEDEEE from the coding sequence ATGAGAGGACGATGGATTGCAGCATGCGTGCTGATCGCGGCCGCGGCGGCGCCTGTATCCGCGCAGGAGACGATTACCGTCAGCGGCCGGGCCGAATCACTGGAGCCGGCCGACACGGCCTTTGTCTCCATGTACGTCATCGGCACGGGCGAAGACATGAGCACGGCGGCGGAAGACGCTGACATGCGTCTGCGCGACGTGCTGGACGCCCTCCCGGAAGCGGGCGGGAACACGGTCCGCGAGCGCACCGTCTTCGATGTGTGGACGGGCGCGCAGCCGGTGGACTACTTCACGCCCGTGCCGCAGGACGCCCTCTCGCAGCCGCAGGTCATCCGCCGCATCCTGCTGGAGACCGCGCCCGAGCGCACCGCGATCTTCGGCATGATCGACGACGCCATGTACGCCGGGGCGCGCATGGAACTGCCCGCGCCTCCGCAGGAAGGCGAGCCGGGCGTGAGTACCTACAAGCATAATCTCGTCGTCTACGGGCTGCGCGACGCGGCCTCCGCCGAGGAGGCCCTGCGTGCGGAAGCCCTGGAGGAGGCCCGCGCCCGCGCGGGTGAAATGGCGGCCGAAGTGGGCCGGGATCCGGGCGGTATCACCCGGCTCCGCGCGGAATATCACGGCAGGAGCCTCGAACGCGACATGGAGATCCCGCTGCGCTATTCGGGTACGGATGCCGACCGCATCAGGCTGGTCTGCCGCATTGAGGCTACCTTCGCGCTCAAGGCGCGCGAACCGGACGCAGAAGACGAAGAAGAATAA
- a CDS encoding transposase — MVTAGIYQKRPILNTPEKRTLVMKQLFESANHFGWRLQAWAVMINHYHFAALSPEDPSNLTRMISSIHKWTALELNRIDGMRGRRVWHNYRETHVTFQTSWLARLRYIHQNPVHHGLTDHAASYRWCSQAWLEQKANRAFVHTLSRIKTDRIHVADEF; from the coding sequence ATGGTCACGGCGGGTATCTATCAGAAACGGCCGATCCTGAATACGCCGGAGAAGCGTACACTCGTGATGAAACAGCTGTTCGAATCTGCGAACCATTTCGGATGGAGGCTGCAGGCGTGGGCCGTGATGATTAATCACTACCATTTTGCCGCCCTTTCGCCCGAGGATCCTTCCAATCTGACCCGGATGATTTCCTCGATCCATAAGTGGACCGCCCTCGAACTGAACCGAATCGATGGTATGCGCGGCCGCCGGGTCTGGCACAATTACCGCGAGACGCATGTCACATTTCAGACATCGTGGCTGGCGAGACTGCGGTACATTCATCAAAATCCGGTTCATCACGGGCTCACGGACCATGCTGCCAGCTACCGGTGGTGCTCGCAGGCGTGGCTTGAGCAGAAGGCGAACCGGGCCTTTGTGCATACACTCAGCCGGATCAAGACCGATCGCATTCATGTCGCGGATGAGTTCTGA
- a CDS encoding DUF6485 family protein, whose translation MADCPNIERNKAECTCTYPCGKKGLCCECVRMHRAAGEIPGCFFSAEGEATYNRSVRALCRDRGA comes from the coding sequence ATGGCCGACTGTCCGAATATTGAACGCAACAAGGCGGAATGCACCTGCACCTATCCATGCGGAAAGAAGGGGCTGTGCTGTGAGTGCGTCAGGATGCACCGCGCCGCGGGCGAGATCCCCGGCTGCTTTTTCAGCGCCGAAGGGGAGGCGACCTACAACCGGTCCGTCCGCGCGCTCTGCCGCGATCGGGGAGCGTAG
- a CDS encoding prepilin-type N-terminal cleavage/methylation domain-containing protein encodes MMEEQSKKRRDGFTLIELLTVIGIIAILMAIVVPGVSKVKENAQKAKARTEIKSIEMAVKAYESEYGKYPNQTGASDGTFSTDEQLVNILRADDDADLSEDNPRRIVFLEVGEKSLDDGDFVDPWGEEYQVAYDGNYDNEITAGPSVNLKGRSVAVWSSGPNQNDQGGGDNTDDLNSWD; translated from the coding sequence ATGATGGAAGAGCAGAGCAAAAAACGTCGTGACGGGTTTACACTGATCGAGCTTCTGACGGTGATCGGGATTATCGCGATCCTGATGGCGATCGTGGTGCCCGGTGTCTCCAAGGTGAAGGAGAACGCGCAGAAGGCCAAGGCGCGCACGGAGATCAAGTCGATCGAAATGGCGGTCAAGGCGTACGAGAGCGAGTACGGGAAGTATCCGAATCAGACCGGCGCGTCGGACGGCACGTTCAGTACGGACGAGCAGCTCGTCAATATCCTCCGCGCCGATGACGATGCCGATCTCAGCGAGGATAACCCGCGGCGCATCGTCTTTCTCGAAGTGGGCGAGAAGAGTCTCGACGACGGTGATTTCGTCGATCCGTGGGGCGAGGAGTATCAGGTGGCGTACGACGGCAATTATGACAACGAGATCACGGCGGGGCCGTCCGTGAATCTGAAAGGCCGCTCGGTCGCGGTCTGGTCGAGCGGTCCGAACCAGAACGATCAGGGCGGGGGGGACAATACCGACGACCTGAATTCCTGGGACTGA
- a CDS encoding prepilin-type N-terminal cleavage/methylation domain-containing protein produces the protein MQRRYAGFTLIELLTVMAIIGLLAGIVLGVSGYASRKAAEARAQADLQEIGNYLEEYRIELGRYPENSGNYINLTLEFLRKDVGDSEGEADGKGLLRLYRMPMALTCTNQVGNEIRLIDPWGSQYRYNRLSRYSYELWSVGPDGDDSPNQDRDSLNNRDNIYVNQ, from the coding sequence ATGCAAAGGCGATATGCGGGATTTACGTTGATCGAGCTGCTCACGGTGATGGCTATCATCGGGTTGCTGGCGGGGATCGTGCTCGGCGTTTCGGGGTATGCATCCCGAAAGGCGGCCGAGGCGCGTGCGCAGGCGGATCTGCAGGAGATCGGCAACTATCTCGAAGAGTACAGAATCGAGCTGGGGCGCTACCCGGAGAACAGCGGAAACTACATAAATCTCACCTTGGAATTTCTTCGCAAGGATGTGGGGGACAGCGAGGGCGAAGCGGATGGCAAAGGACTTCTCCGGCTGTACCGCATGCCGATGGCGCTGACCTGCACCAATCAGGTCGGAAATGAAATCCGGCTCATCGATCCGTGGGGCAGCCAGTACCGCTACAACCGGCTGAGCCGTTACAGCTACGAACTCTGGTCCGTCGGACCGGACGGCGACGACAGTCCCAATCAGGACCGGGACAGTCTGAACAACCGCGACAACATCTACGTGAATCAGTGA
- a CDS encoding DUF4198 domain-containing protein: MKYYIAESKIGRAISRARFLIALGIAAGAAANAGAHFQTLLPAPALVSEANEVRFDIRFTHPMEGGPVMDMKPPRLFGVLTPSGRRDLTEDLQAHELDGVTRYSARVPMREPGDHIFYLEPAPYWEPAEQKMIIHYTKVVVNAYGLEQGWNRTAGLPVEIRPLTRPYGIWAGNLFRGVVLHKGEPVPHAEIEVEYWNEDGTVKPPAAPYITQVIHADADGVFAYAMPRSGWWGFAALLDGEEPMLNPEGENVDVELGGLIWIYADDME, encoded by the coding sequence GTGAAGTATTATATAGCTGAATCAAAAATCGGACGGGCGATTTCGCGGGCGCGCTTTCTGATAGCGCTGGGGATCGCAGCGGGGGCGGCGGCGAACGCGGGGGCCCACTTTCAGACGCTGCTTCCCGCGCCGGCCCTGGTCTCGGAGGCGAACGAGGTCAGGTTCGACATCCGGTTCACCCATCCGATGGAAGGCGGGCCGGTCATGGATATGAAGCCGCCACGGCTCTTCGGGGTACTCACGCCCTCCGGCCGCCGGGATCTCACGGAGGACCTGCAGGCCCATGAACTGGACGGAGTAACCCGTTATTCGGCGCGCGTCCCGATGCGCGAACCCGGCGATCACATCTTCTACCTCGAACCCGCTCCCTACTGGGAACCCGCCGAGCAGAAGATGATCATTCATTACACCAAAGTGGTGGTCAACGCGTACGGCCTGGAGCAGGGTTGGAACCGCACGGCGGGACTGCCGGTGGAAATCAGGCCGCTCACCCGCCCCTATGGCATCTGGGCCGGCAATCTGTTCCGCGGCGTGGTCCTGCACAAAGGCGAACCCGTACCCCACGCGGAAATCGAAGTCGAGTACTGGAACGAGGACGGGACAGTAAAACCGCCTGCCGCACCCTACATCACCCAGGTGATTCATGCCGACGCCGACGGCGTGTTCGCCTACGCCATGCCGCGCTCCGGCTGGTGGGGGTTCGCCGCTCTCCTGGACGGGGAGGAACCCATGCTCAATCCGGAGGGGGAGAACGTCGACGTAGAACTCGGCGGGCTGATCTGGATTTATGCGGACGATATGGAGTGA
- the cbiM gene encoding cobalt transporter CbiM, with amino-acid sequence MHLAEGILSAPVLACGAAATAAGTAAGLKAMQPDDIPRTAVLTSAFFTASLIHVPLGPASAHLVLNGLCGLLLGWMAFPAILTALLLQALLFGYGGVTVLGVNAFNLALPAALFGTLLRLPLRNPRGLRTVFAAGFAAGALALAGSTLLAALSLGLSGREFRAAAALLVAGHVPLMIVEGFVTASACLYLYRVRPEMLGAPPGGEHET; translated from the coding sequence ATGCATCTCGCCGAAGGCATACTGAGCGCCCCGGTCCTCGCCTGCGGCGCCGCCGCGACGGCGGCGGGCACCGCGGCGGGACTTAAGGCGATGCAACCGGACGACATCCCGCGCACGGCTGTACTGACGTCCGCGTTTTTCACCGCCTCGCTGATTCACGTGCCGCTCGGGCCCGCCAGCGCCCACCTCGTGCTCAACGGGCTCTGCGGCCTCCTGCTCGGATGGATGGCCTTCCCCGCCATTCTCACCGCCCTGCTCCTGCAGGCGCTGCTGTTCGGATACGGGGGGGTCACGGTCCTGGGAGTCAACGCCTTCAACCTGGCTCTCCCCGCCGCCCTGTTCGGCACGCTCCTGCGTCTCCCCCTCAGGAATCCGCGCGGGCTGCGGACCGTCTTCGCTGCGGGATTTGCCGCAGGCGCCCTCGCCCTCGCCGGAAGCACCCTGCTGGCCGCGCTGAGCCTGGGGCTTTCCGGCCGCGAGTTCCGGGCCGCCGCCGCGCTCCTCGTCGCCGGCCATGTCCCGCTGATGATCGTCGAAGGGTTCGTCACCGCCTCCGCCTGTCTCTACCTCTATCGCGTCCGCCCCGAAATGCTGGGGGCACCTCCGGGAGGCGAACATGAAACCTGA